From a region of the Thiorhodovibrio winogradskyi genome:
- the hda gene encoding DnaA regulatory inactivator Hda — MQQLGLALRLPQRQVLANFIPGRNAEVLAALRDWMVAQGASYLALHGESGCGKTHLLRAACAELEQHGQPLVYLSLAQPGLAPDVCEGLEALGAVVLDDLHAIAGSAPWEQALFALFNRLREQGARLLVAATRPPAALALTLPDLQSRLCSGPSFLLQPLDDDGLDRLLGQGARDRGFALDAAARRYLLCRCARDPATLLRLLDEIDAASLAQGRAPTVPFLSTLLTSRELC; from the coding sequence ATGCAACAACTCGGTCTGGCGCTGCGCCTGCCTCAAAGGCAAGTCCTTGCCAATTTCATCCCCGGGCGCAATGCCGAGGTGCTGGCCGCGCTGCGTGACTGGATGGTCGCCCAGGGCGCGTCCTACCTGGCCCTGCACGGGGAGTCCGGTTGCGGCAAGACGCATCTACTGCGCGCCGCCTGTGCCGAGCTGGAGCAGCATGGGCAGCCGCTAGTCTACCTTTCGCTGGCGCAGCCCGGTCTGGCGCCAGATGTGTGCGAAGGGCTGGAAGCACTGGGTGCCGTCGTGCTCGATGATCTGCACGCCATTGCTGGCAGCGCCCCTTGGGAGCAGGCACTGTTCGCACTCTTTAATCGCTTGCGCGAGCAGGGCGCGCGCTTGTTGGTCGCCGCCACCCGCCCGCCCGCGGCCCTCGCGCTAACCTTGCCCGACCTGCAATCGCGTCTGTGCTCGGGGCCTAGCTTTCTGCTCCAACCACTCGATGATGATGGACTGGATCGACTGCTAGGCCAGGGCGCGCGCGACCGTGGCTTCGCGCTCGATGCCGCCGCGCGCCGCTATTTGCTTTGCCGCTGCGCGCGCGATCCGGCGACCTTGCTGCGCCTGCTCGATGAGATCGACGCCGCGAGCCTGGCCCAGGGGCGGGCGCCGACCGTCCCCTTTCTAAGCACATTGCTGACCTCCCGCGAGCTCTGCTGA